In the Carboxydothermus hydrogenoformans Z-2901 genome, one interval contains:
- a CDS encoding methionine ABC transporter ATP-binding protein, with protein sequence MIIIKNLEITYPGKRKVKAVDNVSLEIKKGEIFGIIGLSGAGKSSLLRAINGLVRPTSGEVWVDGVEITRLSSKELLNLRQKIGMIFQHFNLLDSRTVFGNVAFPLEIGGYPREQIKKRVMEVLELVGLLDKAESYPRELSGGQKQRVGIARAIAANPKILLCDEPTSALDPQTTGQILKLLAEINQKLGITIVIITHEMRVITEICDRVAVMDNGRVVEEGVVTDVFLNPWHPITKEFVNTVISKELPEEVLAHARTRRPDREVLLLRFAGNTANEPVVSRIIKETGVELSILYGNIGHLKDVPYGILAVEIFGDENRRDKVRQILHELSVKLEVV encoded by the coding sequence GTGATTATTATTAAAAACCTGGAAATTACGTATCCGGGGAAAAGAAAGGTAAAAGCGGTGGATAATGTCAGTTTAGAAATAAAAAAAGGTGAAATTTTTGGCATCATCGGCTTATCGGGCGCCGGAAAGTCATCGTTACTGCGGGCAATAAACGGGCTTGTCCGGCCTACTTCCGGTGAAGTTTGGGTGGATGGCGTGGAAATCACACGGCTATCAAGTAAAGAACTTCTAAATTTGCGGCAAAAAATCGGGATGATCTTTCAGCATTTTAACCTCTTGGATTCCCGCACCGTTTTTGGGAACGTAGCTTTTCCCCTGGAGATAGGGGGCTATCCCAGGGAACAGATAAAGAAGCGGGTTATGGAAGTCCTGGAGCTGGTGGGGCTTTTGGATAAAGCGGAGAGCTATCCAAGAGAACTTTCCGGCGGACAAAAACAACGGGTGGGGATTGCCCGGGCGATTGCCGCAAACCCGAAAATTCTTCTCTGTGATGAACCCACTTCTGCTTTGGATCCGCAAACGACGGGACAAATTCTAAAGTTACTGGCAGAAATTAACCAAAAGCTGGGGATTACTATAGTTATCATTACCCATGAAATGCGGGTGATTACCGAAATCTGCGATCGGGTGGCGGTAATGGACAACGGCCGGGTGGTAGAAGAAGGGGTAGTAACCGATGTCTTTTTAAATCCCTGGCATCCCATTACCAAAGAGTTTGTTAACACCGTAATCAGCAAGGAATTACCGGAAGAGGTTTTAGCCCATGCCCGGACCAGAAGACCTGACCGGGAAGTGCTCTTGCTGCGCTTTGCCGGCAATACCGCCAATGAGCCGGTGGTATCCAGGATAATCAAAGAAACGGGTGTGGAGTTAAGCATCCTTTACGGCAATATCGGACATTTAAAAGACGTTCCCTACGGAATTTTGGCGGTAGAGATTTTCGGGGATGAAAA